Proteins encoded in a region of the Brevundimonas vesicularis genome:
- a CDS encoding TonB-dependent receptor plug domain-containing protein gives MKIKLLMGAALAPLAFAAPAFAADTPAPQQTDTAPITALEEVVVTGEPAMRNRTDDVVPTLSYDLDYFQRFEPLTAGDALKRVPSVTFLSDVLESDGVRMRGLDSAYTQILINGERVPGAGLDRSFFVDRIPAELIERVEVVRSSSANRSGDAVAGAINIVLRDALSLDGGYVRLGALHWEDSEYGQWGGAYGAVWGGQVGPGRLLIGGNVQDRRNPKEKFSERYSEPGGELTDTEAQTDTRDGTDYSANLSYEMPVAGGNLELSGVFVRTDRVQDESSIEYDEGDIADVAKINANPLDILTDNWSVSSRYEREMLGGETTFKLGYATIDDEQFEQEEELDVGDEVIEGERTRTNVTDEEIQAAVEHKIKLGGELEMEFGVQYSKKDRDTSVFSAEAEIEDEPAFRPLLDSEYGDFEPVDGGINSIEETRIDPYIMLAGENGPAMWEAGLRYETTDFSITDETMGAADRTNDKDYGILLPSASVRFKLSDADRITASVARTVRRPSFDFLSPALLDGEYGDNDFIGNPELEPETAWGADLGFERRLGRRGVIGVNAFYRDITDLIELTNTGDYSEQALDDYDDAIDDGATPEEAAEELVSYVLTAENVGDGQVWGIEFDLSTPLDFIGMEHTGVFLNYSWLDSSIDDFLGERRFNSQSDYVFNVGFTQDIPTWSAAFGATYRKQGDAKGRIVGEEVVTSYGGDLEIFVEKQVASNVVIRFTGSNLLDSSKDEVFDKFKTIGDQIDRDYDEFEIESENAGPVFQLVARMAF, from the coding sequence ATGAAAATCAAACTGCTCATGGGCGCTGCCCTGGCGCCGCTGGCGTTCGCCGCGCCCGCCTTCGCGGCGGATACGCCCGCGCCGCAACAAACCGATACGGCGCCGATCACGGCGCTGGAAGAAGTTGTCGTGACCGGCGAGCCGGCCATGCGCAACCGCACCGACGACGTGGTGCCGACCCTTTCCTATGACCTAGACTATTTCCAGCGCTTCGAGCCGCTGACCGCCGGCGACGCCCTGAAGCGGGTGCCCTCGGTCACCTTCCTGTCGGACGTGCTGGAATCGGACGGCGTGCGTATGCGCGGTCTGGATTCGGCCTATACGCAGATCCTGATCAACGGCGAGCGCGTACCCGGCGCCGGCCTGGACCGCTCCTTCTTCGTCGACCGCATTCCCGCCGAACTGATCGAGCGGGTCGAAGTCGTTCGCTCTTCCTCGGCCAACCGTTCGGGCGACGCGGTCGCCGGCGCTATCAATATCGTGCTGCGCGACGCCCTGTCGCTGGACGGCGGCTATGTCCGTCTGGGAGCGCTGCACTGGGAAGATAGCGAATATGGCCAATGGGGCGGCGCCTACGGCGCGGTCTGGGGCGGTCAGGTCGGACCAGGCCGTCTGCTGATCGGGGGCAATGTCCAGGACCGCCGAAATCCGAAAGAAAAGTTCTCGGAACGTTATTCAGAGCCGGGCGGCGAACTGACGGACACTGAGGCCCAGACCGACACCCGCGACGGCACCGACTATTCGGCCAACCTGTCCTATGAGATGCCGGTCGCCGGCGGGAACCTGGAACTGAGCGGCGTCTTCGTTCGCACCGACCGCGTCCAGGACGAAAGCTCGATCGAATACGACGAAGGCGACATCGCCGACGTCGCCAAGATCAACGCCAACCCGCTGGACATCCTGACCGACAACTGGTCGGTCAGCAGCCGCTACGAGCGCGAGATGCTGGGCGGAGAGACCACCTTCAAGCTGGGCTACGCCACCATCGATGACGAACAGTTCGAGCAGGAAGAGGAGCTGGATGTCGGCGACGAGGTGATTGAGGGCGAACGCACCCGCACCAACGTCACGGACGAGGAAATTCAGGCCGCCGTCGAGCACAAAATCAAGCTGGGCGGCGAGCTGGAGATGGAGTTCGGCGTTCAGTATTCGAAGAAGGACCGCGACACCTCGGTCTTCTCGGCCGAGGCCGAGATCGAGGATGAGCCGGCCTTCCGCCCCCTGCTGGACAGCGAGTACGGCGATTTCGAACCCGTCGATGGCGGCATCAACTCGATCGAAGAGACCCGGATCGACCCCTACATCATGCTGGCGGGCGAGAACGGCCCGGCCATGTGGGAAGCCGGCCTGCGTTACGAGACCACCGATTTCTCGATCACAGACGAGACGATGGGCGCCGCCGACCGCACCAACGACAAGGATTATGGCATCTTGCTGCCGTCCGCGAGCGTGCGCTTCAAACTGTCGGACGCCGACCGGATCACCGCCTCGGTGGCCCGCACCGTGCGCCGGCCGAGCTTCGACTTCCTGTCGCCGGCCCTGCTGGACGGCGAATACGGCGACAACGATTTCATCGGCAATCCCGAACTGGAGCCGGAAACGGCCTGGGGCGCGGACTTGGGCTTCGAGCGTCGCCTGGGCCGTCGCGGCGTGATCGGCGTCAACGCCTTCTACCGCGACATCACCGACCTGATCGAACTGACCAACACCGGCGACTATTCCGAGCAGGCGCTGGACGACTATGACGACGCGATCGACGACGGCGCGACGCCGGAAGAGGCGGCCGAGGAACTGGTGTCATACGTCCTGACGGCCGAGAACGTCGGCGACGGCCAGGTCTGGGGTATCGAGTTCGACCTGTCCACGCCGCTGGACTTCATCGGCATGGAGCACACGGGCGTATTTCTGAACTACTCGTGGCTGGACAGTTCTATCGACGACTTCCTGGGCGAGCGCCGCTTCAACTCGCAGTCGGACTATGTCTTCAACGTCGGTTTCACCCAGGACATCCCGACCTGGAGCGCGGCCTTCGGCGCCACCTATCGCAAACAGGGCGACGCGAAGGGCCGGATCGTCGGCGAAGAGGTCGTCACCTCCTACGGCGGCGATCTGGAGATTTTCGTCGAGAAACAGGTCGCCTCGAACGTGGTGATCCGCTTCACCGGTTCGAACCTGCTCGATTCGTCCAAGGACGAGGTGTTCGACAAGTTCAAAACCATCGGCGACCAGATCGATCGCGACTACGACGAGTTCGAGATCGAGTCCGAGAACGCCGGCCCGGTGTTCCAGCTGGTGGCGCGGATGGCCTTCTGA
- the lpdA gene encoding dihydrolipoyl dehydrogenase — protein MAEASYDVVIIGGGPGGYNAAIRAGQLGLKVACVEMRSTLGGTCLNVGCMPSKALLHASELWNAANTEFAKIGIEVQPKLHLDQMHKAKDDSVTALTKGIEFLFKKNKADWVKGKGKIVGKGKVEVTAADGSVQTLDAKNIVIATGSEPTPLPGVAFEDGKVIDSTGALSLPAVPKKLIVVGAGIIGLELGSVWRRLGAEVTVVEFLDRITPGMDTEVATAFQRTLTKQGMSFKLGAKVTGAKSGKDGVELTVEPSAGGAAETIKGDVVLVAIGRRPYTDGLGLESVGVTPDKRGFIDHDHFKVADGVWVIGDVTHGPMLAHKAEEDAVAVIDTIAGKYGHVDYALVPSVVYTFPEVAWVGQTEDQLTAAGVQYKKGKFPFTANSRAKINHETDGFVKVLADAATDKVLGVHIMGPQAGEMIHEAAITMSFGGASEDIARTCHAHPTRSEAVRQAAMDVEGWMMQA, from the coding sequence ATGGCCGAAGCTTCCTACGACGTCGTCATCATCGGCGGAGGCCCTGGCGGCTATAACGCCGCGATCCGGGCGGGCCAGCTGGGCCTGAAGGTCGCCTGCGTGGAGATGCGTTCGACGCTGGGCGGAACCTGCCTGAACGTCGGCTGCATGCCGTCCAAGGCCCTGCTGCACGCCTCGGAACTGTGGAACGCCGCTAATACCGAGTTCGCGAAGATCGGCATCGAGGTCCAGCCCAAGCTGCACCTGGACCAGATGCACAAGGCCAAGGACGACAGCGTCACGGCTCTGACCAAGGGCATCGAGTTCCTGTTCAAGAAGAACAAGGCCGACTGGGTCAAGGGCAAGGGCAAGATCGTCGGCAAGGGCAAGGTGGAAGTCACCGCCGCCGACGGTTCGGTCCAGACGCTGGACGCCAAGAACATCGTCATCGCCACCGGCTCGGAGCCGACCCCTCTGCCCGGCGTCGCTTTCGAGGATGGCAAGGTCATCGATTCCACCGGCGCCCTGTCGCTGCCGGCCGTGCCCAAGAAGCTGATCGTGGTCGGCGCCGGCATCATCGGCCTGGAGCTGGGTTCGGTCTGGCGTCGTCTGGGCGCCGAGGTCACGGTGGTCGAGTTCCTGGACCGGATCACGCCCGGCATGGACACCGAGGTCGCCACCGCCTTCCAGCGCACCCTGACCAAACAGGGCATGAGCTTCAAACTGGGCGCCAAGGTCACCGGCGCCAAGTCGGGCAAGGACGGGGTGGAATTGACCGTCGAGCCGTCGGCCGGCGGCGCCGCCGAGACGATCAAGGGCGATGTAGTGCTGGTCGCCATCGGCCGTCGTCCGTACACGGATGGTCTGGGTCTGGAGAGCGTCGGCGTGACGCCTGACAAGCGCGGCTTCATCGACCATGACCATTTCAAGGTGGCGGATGGCGTCTGGGTGATCGGCGACGTGACCCACGGTCCGATGTTGGCGCACAAGGCGGAAGAAGACGCGGTCGCCGTGATCGACACCATCGCCGGCAAGTATGGCCACGTCGACTATGCCCTGGTGCCCAGCGTCGTCTACACCTTCCCCGAAGTGGCCTGGGTCGGTCAGACCGAGGACCAGCTCACGGCGGCCGGCGTTCAGTACAAGAAGGGCAAATTCCCCTTCACCGCCAACAGCCGCGCCAAGATCAATCACGAGACCGACGGCTTCGTGAAGGTTCTGGCCGACGCCGCGACCGACAAGGTGCTGGGCGTCCACATCATGGGTCCGCAGGCCGGCGAGATGATCCACGAGGCGGCCATCACCATGAGCTTCGGCGGCGCGTCGGAAGACATCGCCCGCACCTGCCACGCCCACCCGACCCGTTCGGAAGCCGTCCGTCAGGCGGCCATGGATGTCGAAGGCTGGATGATGCAGGCCTGA
- the mutS gene encoding DNA mismatch repair protein MutS, whose translation MNAPVSHPPEIAASLEGATPFMAQYLTAKAGQPDAILFFRMGDFYELFFKDAEVAAAALGITLTKRGKHQGEDIPMAGVPVHAMEGYLARLIRIGHKVAICEQLEDPAEAKKRGGKAVVHRGVVRVVTPGTLTEDSLLDARGANRLAAVAVRKGRAAVAVVELSSGAVDSVACSIEDLGAALAAFRPSEVLVTDRMYSDETTRDALDGSGGVVQALASAIAEPQAARARVERLYGVSALDGFGAFEEAEVSALGLIAAYLETTQAGKVPALAPPRRLGESGFLAIDPATRASLEIDRTQRGEREGSLLACIDRTVTSGGARALAERIARPLRDPLAINEQLDAVEWLLERRDLRRDLRDALKASSDIARAVGRLALGRGGPRDLAAVRTGLSIAEGVAGLFVGQVDPLTGQPRRIASALDRLTLSPDVSRLKAGLIDGLVDEPSHLARDGGYVRPDYRPELDAARTLRDDSRRVVADLEARAVAESGVPFKIKHNAVLGYFLETSAKAAEALLRAGPDSPFIHRQTLANQVRFTTIELSELDAKISQAGHRALAIEGETFEGWRREAARLAQPLQAVAEALAELDAHAALSEWAQEVGATRPIVDDTLTFCVEAGRHPVVEAAVKAGGDPYTPNNARLDGSGQDGSRLAIVTGPNMAGKSTFLRQNALLVILAQAGAFVPARSMRLGVVDRLFSRVGAGDDLARGRSTFMMEMVETAAILTQATPHSFVVLDEIGRGTATYDGLAIAWATAEALHETNRARTLFATHYHELAQLETRLDHVCNLSMVAREWNGELVFLHEAAPGAADRSYGVQVAKLAGVPASVVARARSVLNRLEGEKAAAARLDDLPLFAVAEPEPMRGPSPVELALRDVDPDDLTPREALEALYRLKGLA comes from the coding sequence ATGAACGCCCCCGTCTCCCATCCCCCGGAAATCGCCGCCTCGCTGGAAGGCGCGACGCCGTTCATGGCGCAATATCTGACGGCCAAGGCGGGCCAGCCGGACGCCATCCTGTTCTTCCGCATGGGCGATTTCTACGAGCTGTTCTTCAAGGACGCCGAGGTCGCGGCGGCGGCGCTCGGCATCACCCTGACCAAGCGCGGCAAGCATCAGGGCGAGGACATCCCTATGGCCGGCGTGCCGGTCCATGCGATGGAGGGCTATCTCGCCCGCCTGATCCGCATCGGCCACAAGGTCGCCATCTGCGAACAGCTGGAAGACCCCGCCGAGGCCAAGAAGCGCGGCGGCAAGGCCGTGGTGCATCGCGGCGTGGTCCGGGTCGTCACCCCCGGCACCCTGACCGAAGACAGCCTGCTGGACGCGCGCGGCGCCAACCGTCTGGCGGCGGTCGCGGTGCGTAAAGGTCGGGCGGCCGTCGCCGTGGTCGAACTGTCGTCCGGCGCGGTCGACAGCGTCGCCTGTTCTATCGAAGACCTGGGCGCTGCCCTGGCCGCCTTCCGCCCGTCCGAAGTCCTGGTCACCGACCGGATGTATTCGGACGAGACGACGCGCGACGCCCTGGACGGCTCGGGCGGCGTGGTCCAGGCGCTGGCGTCGGCCATCGCCGAACCCCAGGCTGCGCGCGCCCGCGTCGAACGCCTGTACGGCGTCTCGGCGCTCGACGGCTTCGGCGCCTTCGAAGAGGCCGAGGTCTCGGCGCTGGGTCTGATCGCCGCCTATCTGGAGACGACCCAGGCCGGCAAGGTTCCCGCCCTGGCCCCGCCCCGCCGTCTGGGCGAAAGCGGCTTTCTGGCCATCGACCCGGCGACCCGTGCCAGCCTTGAGATCGATCGCACCCAGCGCGGCGAGCGTGAGGGCAGCCTGCTGGCCTGCATCGACCGCACCGTCACCTCGGGCGGCGCCCGGGCCCTGGCCGAACGCATCGCGCGGCCCCTGCGCGATCCCTTGGCCATCAACGAACAGCTCGACGCCGTCGAATGGCTCTTGGAGCGCCGCGACCTGCGCCGCGACCTGCGTGACGCGCTGAAGGCCTCCTCCGACATCGCCCGCGCCGTCGGACGATTGGCGCTGGGTCGGGGCGGTCCGCGCGACTTGGCCGCCGTGCGCACCGGCCTGTCGATCGCGGAGGGCGTCGCCGGTCTGTTCGTCGGACAGGTCGATCCCCTGACCGGCCAGCCGCGCCGCATCGCCTCGGCGCTGGACCGCCTGACCCTGTCGCCCGACGTCTCGCGGCTGAAGGCCGGCCTGATCGACGGCCTGGTCGACGAGCCGTCCCACCTGGCGCGCGACGGCGGCTATGTGCGCCCCGACTATCGCCCCGAACTGGACGCCGCCCGCACCCTGCGCGACGACAGCCGCCGCGTCGTCGCCGATCTGGAGGCCCGCGCGGTCGCCGAGTCCGGCGTGCCGTTCAAGATCAAGCACAACGCCGTGCTGGGCTATTTCCTCGAAACCAGCGCCAAGGCCGCCGAAGCCTTGCTCCGCGCCGGGCCCGACAGTCCCTTCATCCACCGCCAGACCCTGGCGAACCAAGTCCGCTTCACCACTATCGAACTGTCGGAGCTGGACGCCAAGATCAGCCAGGCCGGCCACCGGGCTCTCGCCATTGAAGGCGAAACCTTCGAGGGCTGGCGACGTGAGGCCGCCCGCCTGGCCCAGCCGCTGCAGGCCGTCGCCGAGGCGCTCGCCGAACTGGACGCACACGCCGCCCTGTCCGAATGGGCGCAGGAGGTCGGCGCGACCCGCCCGATCGTGGACGACACCCTGACCTTCTGCGTCGAGGCCGGCCGCCACCCCGTCGTGGAGGCTGCGGTCAAGGCGGGCGGGGATCCCTACACCCCCAACAACGCCCGGCTGGACGGGTCGGGCCAGGACGGATCGCGCCTGGCCATCGTCACCGGCCCGAACATGGCGGGTAAATCGACCTTCCTGCGCCAGAATGCGCTTCTGGTGATCCTGGCCCAGGCCGGCGCCTTCGTGCCTGCCCGCTCGATGCGGCTGGGCGTGGTGGACCGGCTGTTCAGCCGCGTCGGCGCCGGCGATGACCTGGCGCGCGGCCGCTCCACCTTCATGATGGAGATGGTCGAGACCGCCGCCATCCTGACCCAGGCCACGCCGCACAGCTTCGTCGTTCTGGATGAGATCGGGCGCGGCACCGCCACCTATGATGGTCTGGCCATCGCCTGGGCCACGGCCGAGGCCCTGCACGAGACCAATCGCGCCCGCACCCTGTTCGCCACCCACTATCACGAGCTGGCCCAGCTGGAGACGCGGCTGGACCACGTCTGCAACCTGTCCATGGTCGCGCGCGAGTGGAACGGCGAACTGGTCTTCCTGCACGAGGCGGCGCCCGGCGCGGCCGACCGCTCCTACGGCGTCCAGGTGGCGAAACTGGCCGGCGTCCCCGCCTCCGTCGTCGCCCGCGCCCGCTCGGTGCTCAACCGGCTGGAGGGCGAAAAGGCCGCCGCCGCCCGACTGGACGACCTGCCCCTGTTCGCCGTCGCCGAGCCGGAACCGATGCGCGGCCCCTCCCCCGTGGAACTGGCGCTTCGCGACGTCGACCCCGACGACCTGACCCCGCGCGAGGCGCTGGAGGCGCTTTATCGGCTGAAGGGTCTGGCCTGA
- a CDS encoding TonB-dependent receptor plug domain-containing protein, translated as MKRSILLSTAAITAAFAAPAFAEDATQLDEVIVTATRIPAIVADTPGARVIDGKTIEQRGAIFAADILADVPGLSVTRSGAFGGVAQVRMRGATPGKTLVLVDGAPVNDAAEPNGAYDFSSFELADIARIEVLSGPQSSLWGSDAIGGVISFTTQEIDGLRAEAEAGSFDTVRGRVSAGVANETYAFSAYASRFDTDGISAADEADGNTEADGFRSTTLGAKGRYVLSDAVKVDGSLRWNKSKADIDGFPAPNFTLADTDDTQESEQWSGFGRVTAKAFGLTHQFSVSASDLDRSSVSGGFGSTFTGDRQAYRWQANGQAQDIDYAFGVERNEASAALSSGLSRDLSITSVFGVAQYDVGALNLTGGLRYDDTDDFGSKTTGRVSAAYDLAGGFILSGAYGTGFKSPTVSQAVCDFCFAPRPYPELKPETADSVEIALGWASADGRFDGRATLYRLNVEDQITYSAGRYINVAKTRSDGFELEGRALLGGGFDLTLAYAWTDATDRTTGARLLRVPEHAGSATLGWTGDRLSGALTVRAEGDQDDSGGFSTVARDGFVTANLNAAYELTDQVTLTARIENLGDEHYQQVFGYGEPGRSGYVGIRLRY; from the coding sequence ATGAAGCGTTCCATTCTTCTTTCGACGGCGGCGATCACGGCCGCCTTCGCCGCGCCTGCCTTTGCCGAAGACGCGACCCAGCTGGACGAGGTCATCGTCACCGCCACCCGCATCCCGGCCATCGTCGCCGACACGCCCGGCGCCCGCGTCATCGACGGCAAGACCATCGAGCAGCGCGGCGCGATCTTCGCCGCCGACATCCTGGCCGATGTGCCGGGTCTGTCGGTGACGCGTTCGGGCGCCTTTGGCGGTGTCGCACAGGTGCGGATGCGCGGCGCGACGCCGGGTAAGACCCTGGTCCTGGTCGACGGCGCGCCGGTCAACGATGCGGCCGAGCCGAACGGAGCCTATGACTTCTCCAGCTTCGAACTGGCCGATATCGCGCGGATCGAAGTGCTCAGCGGGCCGCAGTCGTCGCTGTGGGGATCCGACGCCATCGGCGGCGTGATTTCTTTCACGACGCAAGAGATCGACGGCCTGCGCGCCGAGGCTGAGGCCGGCAGCTTCGACACCGTGCGGGGTCGGGTGTCGGCCGGGGTCGCGAACGAGACCTACGCCTTCAGCGCCTATGCCTCGCGGTTCGACACTGACGGGATTTCGGCGGCGGACGAGGCGGACGGCAACACCGAGGCCGACGGCTTCCGCAGCACGACGCTCGGCGCCAAGGGCCGCTATGTCCTGTCCGATGCGGTCAAGGTGGATGGATCGCTGCGCTGGAATAAATCCAAGGCCGATATCGACGGCTTCCCGGCGCCGAACTTTACTCTGGCCGACACCGACGACACCCAGGAAAGCGAGCAATGGTCGGGCTTTGGCCGGGTGACGGCCAAGGCGTTCGGCCTGACGCATCAGTTCAGCGTTTCAGCCTCTGATCTGGACCGCAGCTCGGTCAGCGGCGGCTTCGGCTCGACCTTCACCGGCGACCGTCAGGCCTATCGCTGGCAGGCGAACGGCCAGGCGCAGGACATCGACTATGCGTTCGGCGTGGAGCGGAACGAGGCCTCGGCGGCCCTGTCGTCGGGCCTGTCGCGCGACCTGTCGATCACTTCGGTGTTCGGCGTGGCCCAGTACGATGTCGGCGCGCTGAACCTAACTGGCGGGCTGCGGTATGACGACACCGACGATTTCGGCTCCAAGACAACGGGGCGGGTGTCGGCCGCGTACGACCTAGCCGGCGGCTTCATCCTGTCGGGCGCCTACGGCACGGGCTTCAAGTCGCCGACGGTCAGCCAGGCGGTCTGCGACTTCTGCTTTGCGCCGCGGCCCTATCCCGAGCTGAAGCCGGAAACGGCCGACAGCGTCGAGATCGCACTGGGCTGGGCGTCGGCCGACGGTCGGTTCGATGGGCGGGCGACCCTTTATCGCCTGAACGTCGAGGATCAGATCACCTATTCGGCCGGTCGCTACATCAACGTCGCCAAGACGCGTTCGGACGGGTTCGAGCTGGAAGGCCGCGCCCTGCTGGGCGGCGGGTTCGACCTGACGCTGGCCTATGCCTGGACCGACGCGACGGATCGCACGACGGGCGCGCGCCTGCTGCGCGTGCCGGAACACGCCGGTTCGGCGACCCTGGGCTGGACGGGCGACCGTCTGTCCGGCGCCCTGACGGTGCGGGCGGAAGGCGATCAGGACGATTCGGGCGGCTTCTCGACCGTGGCGCGCGACGGCTTCGTCACCGCCAATCTGAACGCGGCCTATGAACTGACTGATCAGGTCACCCTGACGGCGCGTATCGAGAACCTGGGCGATGAACACTATCAGCAGGTGTTCGGATATGGCGAGCCGGGACGGTCCGGCTATGTCGGGATCAGGCTGCGCTACTGA
- a CDS encoding aldo/keto reductase, whose protein sequence is MSGVSYSPATPSASSPIHRLALAVVTEPERAPGAFMSAPSGAREEAMRFLLQTGADAGVKLIATRPEGDGERLLGQAWPFPSPFQVTVRTVALNEGLDRVEARARRSLERMGLPRGDVLLISNAADLAGAEGRALWDRARSLKDRGLFRRIGFCATIEDGPALLARRLEADVVQVPCSLLDQRAAQDGMLEAIADTGASVHLSSVFAGGLLFAGGDDLPAELASHAQALSRTRRRLAEQRCDPMQAALGYALALPGVDKVVASVASAAELRAILAAAHAPCPNLDWAALALEAPAAFTADACARISSAA, encoded by the coding sequence GTGTCGGGCGTGTCGTATTCCCCCGCCACACCTTCGGCGTCGTCGCCCATCCATCGCCTGGCCCTCGCCGTGGTGACCGAGCCCGAGCGCGCGCCCGGCGCCTTCATGAGCGCGCCCTCCGGCGCCCGCGAAGAAGCCATGCGTTTTCTGCTGCAAACCGGAGCCGACGCCGGGGTCAAGCTGATCGCCACCCGGCCCGAGGGCGACGGCGAACGCCTGTTGGGCCAGGCCTGGCCCTTCCCCTCGCCTTTCCAGGTCACGGTCCGCACCGTTGCGCTCAACGAAGGTCTGGACCGGGTCGAGGCCCGCGCTCGCCGTTCGCTGGAACGGATGGGCCTGCCGCGCGGCGATGTTCTGCTGATTTCCAACGCCGCCGATCTGGCCGGCGCCGAAGGCCGCGCCCTGTGGGATCGCGCCCGCAGCCTGAAGGATCGCGGCCTGTTCCGCCGCATCGGTTTCTGCGCCACGATCGAGGACGGCCCCGCGCTTCTGGCCCGCCGTCTGGAAGCCGATGTGGTCCAGGTGCCCTGCAGCCTATTGGACCAGCGCGCGGCCCAAGACGGCATGCTCGAGGCCATCGCCGACACGGGCGCCTCGGTCCATCTGTCTTCGGTCTTCGCCGGCGGCCTGCTGTTCGCGGGCGGCGACGATCTGCCCGCCGAACTGGCCAGTCACGCCCAGGCCCTGTCGCGCACGCGCCGGCGTCTGGCGGAACAGCGCTGCGATCCGATGCAGGCGGCTCTGGGCTACGCCCTGGCCCTGCCTGGCGTCGACAAGGTCGTGGCCAGCGTCGCCTCCGCCGCCGAACTGCGCGCCATCCTGGCCGCCGCCCACGCGCCCTGCCCCAATCTGGACTGGGCGGCCTTGGCGCTCGAGGCGCCGGCGGCCTTCACCGCCGACGCCTGCGCCCGGATCAGTAGCGCAGCCTGA
- the maiA gene encoding maleylacetoacetate isomerase: MILHGYWRSGASYRVRIALNLKGITYDNAAHDLRKGEQKRPDYVALNPQGMVPALQDGDMVLTQSPAILEWLEETHPDPALLPKEANERATVRAMAALIGCDIHPLNNLRVLKAIRSEFNADQAAVDTWAARWIAPGFDALEALVARHGAGWSFGDAPTLVDCYLIPQMYSARRFNMDLSPWPRLLAVEHTALAHPAFASAHPDLQPDADA, from the coding sequence GCTACTGGCGCTCGGGCGCCAGCTACCGGGTTCGCATCGCCTTGAATCTGAAGGGGATCACCTACGACAACGCCGCGCACGACCTGCGCAAGGGCGAACAGAAGAGGCCCGACTATGTGGCGCTGAACCCGCAGGGCATGGTCCCCGCCCTCCAGGACGGCGATATGGTCCTGACCCAGAGCCCGGCCATTCTAGAATGGCTGGAGGAAACCCACCCCGACCCGGCTCTGCTGCCAAAGGAGGCAAACGAGCGGGCGACCGTGCGCGCCATGGCCGCGCTGATCGGCTGCGACATTCATCCGCTCAACAATCTGCGCGTGTTGAAAGCCATCCGGTCTGAATTCAACGCCGATCAGGCCGCCGTGGACACTTGGGCGGCCCGGTGGATCGCACCGGGCTTCGACGCGCTGGAGGCTTTGGTCGCCCGCCACGGCGCCGGCTGGAGCTTCGGCGACGCCCCGACCCTGGTCGATTGTTATTTGATTCCGCAGATGTATTCGGCGCGGCGCTTCAACATGGACCTGTCGCCCTGGCCGCGTCTGCTGGCGGTCGAACACACCGCCTTGGCCCACCCCGCCTTCGCCTCGGCCCACCCGGACTTGCAACCTGACGCCGACGCCTGA